One genomic segment of Sander lucioperca isolate FBNREF2018 chromosome 10, SLUC_FBN_1.2, whole genome shotgun sequence includes these proteins:
- the LOC116038085 gene encoding melanocortin receptor 5-like, whose translation MNLSDESSYQAEALLGNFTRANSYFHLNYTLPLPMQPDKTSTFKPAACEQVHIAVEVFLILGIISLMENILVITAIVKNKNLHSPMYFFVCSLAVADMLVSVSNASETIIIYLLNNRQLVVEDHFIRQMDNVFDSMICISVVASMCSLLAIAVDR comes from the exons ATGAATCTGTCTGATGAGTCCTCCTACCAAGCGGAGGCGCTGCTGGGTAACTTCACCAGGGCTAACTCCTACTTTCACCTGAACTACACCCTGCCCCTTCCAATGCAACCAGACAAGACCAGCACTTTCAAACCTGCAGCATGTGAGCAGGTCCACATTGCTGTAGAG GTCTTTCTGATCCTGGGTATCATTTCCCTGATGGAGAACATCCTGGTCATCACAGCCATAGTCAAGAACAAGAACCTCCACTCACCTATGTATTTCTTCGtctgcag TCTGGCAGTAGCAGACATGCTGGTTAGTGTGTCCAACGCCTCGGAGACCATCATCATTTACCTCCTCAACAACAGACAGCTGGTGGTGGAGGATCACTTCATCCGGCAAATGGACAATGTATTTGACTCCATGATTTGCATCTCTGTTGTGGCGTCAATGTGTAGCCTGCTGGCCATCGCTGTGGACAGGTAA